One window of the Bacteroidota bacterium genome contains the following:
- a CDS encoding SIS domain-containing protein, translating into MSKSLIENNLNEAQKVLQQFIGEPKNIEAIEAAGKLLSDAFKKGNKVISCGNGGSMCDAMH; encoded by the coding sequence ATGAGCAAATCATTGATTGAGAACAACCTGAACGAGGCCCAAAAGGTATTGCAGCAGTTTATAGGAGAGCCAAAAAATATTGAGGCGATTGAAGCTGCCGGAAAACTACTTTCCGATGCATTTAAAAAGGGGAATAAAGTCATTTCATGCGGGAATGGTGGTTCGATGTGTGATGCTATGCAT
- a CDS encoding tryptophan-rich sensory protein has translation MKKIILLIMCILFTLTIGAVSGIATSDSITGWYTTINKPFFNPPNYLFGPVWTALYILMGISFYMILNEKQHVHRQKAIIIFLIQLFLNFLWSFLFFKYHLLGIALLEILMIWMSILFMILIFYKINKTAALLQLPYLLWVSFASLLNGAIWWLN, from the coding sequence ATGAAAAAAATCATTTTATTAATTATGTGCATTTTGTTTACACTCACGATTGGAGCTGTATCAGGAATTGCCACATCCGACAGCATAACCGGATGGTATACAACAATAAACAAGCCCTTCTTCAATCCACCGAATTATCTATTTGGTCCGGTTTGGACGGCCTTGTATATTTTAATGGGCATTTCTTTTTATATGATCTTAAATGAAAAGCAACATGTACATAGACAGAAGGCAATTATTATCTTCTTGATTCAACTGTTTTTAAATTTTTTATGGAGTTTTTTGTTTTTCAAATATCACCTATTAGGAATTGCATTACTCGAAATCCTGATGATTTGGATGAGCATTCTTTTTATGATTTTGATTTTCTATAAAATAAATAAAACAGCAGCTTTATTACAACTACCTTATTTGCTTTGGGTGAGTTTTGCCTCTCTCTTGAATGGAGCCATTTGGTGGCTAAACTAA